Proteins encoded together in one Musa acuminata AAA Group cultivar baxijiao chromosome BXJ3-6, Cavendish_Baxijiao_AAA, whole genome shotgun sequence window:
- the LOC135641430 gene encoding transcription repressor OFP3-like codes for MGKNRFKLSDMLPYAWFYKLKFMSLRGRRDHSMSQSTKRSQPAPTPLPPPQTRILPSRASCYVSSRSQEEKSIEPPRKSKRRSRRETVADPSNNIKLVTSSVSAGCSCRVWKTESISVFPARAAAPESPPHLRDPYVDRDHGYPCNTNAIDRLSFDRVASWSRFDCRFTSSASDITIDVGRRASDELSELELPPIATKPSKDESDPTKFQDKTVVGKVVSHRNASAKRSSPGLHRLRTRGNSPRLACKKLRPRCNRRSGTSTAPAAMQKGKGLSGSFAVVKSSSDPQRDFRDSMVEMIVENNIRASKDLEELLACYLSLNSDEYHGVIVAVFEQIWFELTSLNL; via the coding sequence ATGGGAAAGAACAGGTTCAAGCTCTCTGACATGCTGCCGTATGCTTGGTTCTACAAGCTCAAGTTCATGAGCCTCAGAGGAAGAAGAGATCACAGCATGTCACAGTCCACCAAGAGAAGCCAGCCTGCACCCACGCCCTTGCCGCCTCCACAGACAAGGATCCTCCCCAGCAGAGCCTCATGCTATGTCTCCAGCAGATCACAAGAAGAGAAGTCCATCGAGCCACCAAGGAAATCCAAGAGGAGGAGCAGAAGAGAGACCGTGGCGGATCCCAGCAACAACATCAAGCTGGTCACCTCCTCCGTCTCTGCCGGCTGCAGCTGCAGGGTGTGGAAGACCGAGTCCATCTCTGTGTTCCCTGCGCGGGCGGCCGCTCCCGAGAGCCCGCCGCACCTGCGAGACCCCTACGTCGATCGTGATCACGGATATCCGTGCAACACCAACGCCATCGATCGGCTCAGCTTCGATCGTGTCGCCTCGTGGTCACGCTTCGACTGCAGGTTCACCTCCTCCGCCAGCGACATCACCATCGACGTGGGCCGCAGAGCCTCCGACGAGCTCTCGGAGTTGGAACTCCCTCCGATCGCCACAAAGCCCAGCAAGGACGAATCTGACCCGACAAAATTCCAAGACAAAACTGTGGTGGGAAAGGTGGTGAGCCATCGCAACGCTTCAGCAAAGAGGTCATCGCCGGGGCTTCACCGGCTCCGGACGCGAGGAAACTCCCCGCGGCTGGCCTGCAAGAAGCTTCGACCTCGCTGCAACCGGAGGAGCGGCACGTCGACAGCGCCGGCGGCGATGCAGAAAGGCAAGGGCTTATCCGGCAGCTTTGCAGTCGTCAAATCGTCGTCGGACCCTCAGAGGGACTTCAGGGACTCCATGGTGGAGATGATAGTGGAGAACAACATCCGGGCATCGAAAGATTTGGAAGAACTGCTCGCCTGCTATCTGTCTCTGAATTCCGACGAGTACCACGGTGTGATCGTCGCGGTGTTCGAGCAAATTTGGTTTGAACTGACAAGCTTAAATCTGTAG
- the LOC135585877 gene encoding probable Histone-lysine N-methyltransferase ATXR5 encodes MPRHFKVRRPSPCLPTPASFPSRLSLHFAPFPPSSLPRSHGASVDFVQRRSDGEDSVPRYSIDRPPRRPPHSSMSPPSGPVADSPSPANCSVRKRTAAPPPPPPKKYRSMAEIMRVAKPSVPVTGEYYSDLRCEECRSGDRDEEMILCDRCDRGYHLYCLRPIAVRVPSGPWFCPSCGGERQFRRFPMMQTKIIDFFRIQGTEEKSGHSQDGRKRKRSSLVMYKKRRRILPFTPTENSARRLEQMSSLATALIAMHMKFSNELTYMPRMAPKSANQANLEKDGMQVLPKEDKETLELCRSMYKRGECPPLLVVFDPLEGFTVQADGPIKDMTLVTEYTGDVDYLKNREHDDCDSMMTLLLAKDPSDSLVVCPDKRGNIARFINGINNHSRDGRKKENLKCVRYDVNGECRVLLVACRDICSGERLYYDYNGYEQEYPTHNFV; translated from the exons ATGCCACGTCACTTTAAAGTGCGCCGTCCGTCTCCCTGCCTCCCAACTCCCGCGAGCTTCCCTTCCCGTCTCTCGCTCCATTTCGCCCCTTTTCCTCCCTCCAGCCTCCCTCGGAGCCACGGCGCTTCTGTAGATTTCGTTCAACGCCGATCGGACGGTGAGGATTCAGTCCCCCGATACTCCATCGATCGCCCTCCCCGCCGTCCACCTCATTCCTCCATGTCTCCGCCATCCGGCCCCGTGGCCGACAGCCCATCGCCGGCGAACTGCTCCGTCCGAAAGCGGACGGCGGCGCCGCCTCCCCCGCCTCCGAAGAAGTACCGGTCCATGGCGGAGATAATGCGGGTGGCGAAGCCCTCCGTCCCTGTCACCGGCGAGTACTACTCGGACCTCCGCTGTGAGGAATGCCGGTCCGGCGATCGCGACGAGGAGATGATCCTGTGTGACCGTTGCGACCGCGGGTACCACCTCTACTGCCTCCGGCCTATCGCCGTTAGGGTTCCGTCGGGGCCTTGGTTCTGCCCTAGCTGTGGTGGAGAGAGACAATTTAGAA GGTTTCCGATGATGCAGACAAAGATTATCGATTTTTTTCGGATTCAGGGAACCGAGGAGAAAAGTGGCCACTCCCAAG ATGGAAGAAAGCGCAAGAGAAGTTCCTTAGTTATGtacaagaagaggaggagaatatTGCCGTTCACTCCAACTGAAAATTCAGCTAGGAGACTTGAACAAATGAGTTCTCTTGCCACTGCACTAATAGCAATGCATATGAAATTTAGTAATGAGCTGACTTACATGCCTAGAATGGCCCCTAAATCTGCTAATCAAGCAAATTTAGAGAAGGATGGCATGCAG GTACTACCAAAGGAAGATAAAGAAACACTAGAGCTCTGCAGATCAATGTACAAAAGAGGGGAATGTCCTCCTCTCTTAGTTGTTTTTGATCCGCTTGAAGG ATTCACTGTACAAGCTGATGGTCCtataaaggatatgacacttgtaaCCGAGTATACTGGCGATGTGGACTACTTGAAAAACCGGGAACATGATGATTGTGATAGCATGATGACCCTTCTTCTAGCAAAAGACCCCTCTGATAGCCTAGTTGTTTGTCCCGATAAACGTGGAAACATTGCTCGTTTCATTAATGGCATTAACAATCACTCCAG GGATGGTAGGAAGAAGGAGAACCTTAAATGTGTAAGGTATGATGTAAACGGTGAGTGCCGAGTCTTATTGGTTGCTTGCCGTGATATATGTAGTGGAGAACGGCTATATTATGATTACAATGGATACGAGCAAGAATACCCTACTCACAATTTTGTTTGA
- the LOC135639665 gene encoding uncharacterized protein LOC135639665 gives MVLVCQTCGVPGYTELLIYCNMCKSSAEHRYCLDILPSYHEEVSWSCDLCKPRPSKVELEILHRSTRKLKCKKIRKRCQITIAAPQFAPPQKQPHYKKSPATVHGQASIRKSPASLLQKEVDDLSQSFRVQLKDKKLKKRRRLVIPVDDQLVEDIQTNNVEAKYENTLTAPKHDSPQKRQEYVPHSHVHMENNGDSTVNGKWNRPSDSLLQKKVVDLSQSFGIQFERKNLKRRRMILPEDDQLDGDVLNNSAVNERLLEARYENTVIAPKVASPENLHQYITCTHSVQNGTCAGATVKSNRSTNSLSQKEVDDLFQSIRMQSEEKNLRMRRTRLILLEGEQLGQEAQTNNAVNKRLTEVRYDKTVTAIKAASPGKPHQFVYKENHAGPSEDGISNRSTDNLLQKKVVDPFKSFRMQLGRKNLRMQSRRLMLLEDDQLDEDVQINNEANEGHLKAEKSVNVSSELSDGRFLKKMRGLPNECLLDEEVHINSTGQNSPISGPLQLHPTLQVEEHTPGRKLICSLASSYEPYNLPAQPIRNHIWRGHFHVCNKELGPFTAHISSKACEKVWNIAKKLPAVLQMTKLSRLDSWPKSFKTSPPNDESIALYFFAQDARVGAMLDELLCEITKKDFVLKVKHDEAELLAFSSIVLPESYRKFQEKYFLWAVFRRRQGAVSCAPAECSPSYDEITEEKERAPYLTHATKKESDDIAENCIVADKLVGNSNNSEEKLDECHDRNACLLPSGKQIPLNCEYPSGEQIVSDCEMAQPSNGCKDCHQELFTFNFDHDEGTTNYPMSLFPEQGEDMALTSRIRGSDSLDLKLGYSWSTCDDAHLKDMFNSDSLT, from the exons ATG GTACTTGTTTGCCAGACGTGTGGCGTGCCAGGTTACACCGAGCTTCTAATATACTGCAATATGTGTAAGAGTTCTGCCGAACACCG ATATTGCTTGGACATATTGCCTTCTTATCATGAAGAGGTTAGTTGGTCATGTGATCTGTGCAAGCCTAGGCCTTCCAAGGTTGAGCTAGAGATACTACACAGAAGCACGAGGAAGTTAAAGTGTAAAAAAATTAGGAAAAGATGTCAGATTACCATTGCTGCCCCACAATTTGCCCCACCTCAGAAGCAACCCCATTATAAGAAAAGTCCTGCCACAGTACACGGACAAGCGAGTATCAGGAAGTCACCAGCTAGTTTGTTGCAGAAGGAAGTTGATGATTTGTCCCAGTCATTCAGAGTGCAACTAAAGGACAAAAAattgaagaagaggagaagattgGTAATACCGGTGGATGACCAATTAGTTGAAGATATTCAGACTAACAATGTGGAAGCAAAATATGAAAATACTCTTACCGCTCCGAAACACGATTCACCCCAGAAGCGACAGGAATATGTTCCTCACAGTCATGTTCACATGGAAAACAATGGTGATTCCACAGTAAATGGAAAATGGAACAGGCCATCAGATAGTTTGCTCCAGAAGAAAGTTGTCGATTTGTCACAGTCATTTGGAATTCAATTTGAGCGCAAAAACTTGAAGAGAAGAAGAATGATATTACCAGAGGATGACCAGTTAGATGGAGATGTTCTAAATAACAGTGCTGTTAATGAGAGACTTTTGGAAGCAAGATATGAGAATACTGTTATTGCTCCAAAAGTTGCTTCACCAGAAAACCTGCATCAATATATTACTTGCACTCATAGTGTTCAGAATGGAACTTGTGCTGGTGCCACAGTAAAATCAAACAGGTCAACAAATAGTTTGTCGCAGAAGGAAGTTGATGATCTGTTCCAATCAATTAGAATGCAATCTGAGGAGAAAAACTTGAGGATGCGGAGGACAAGATTGATATTACTTGAGGGTGAGCAGTTAGGTCAAGAAGCACAGACTAACAATGCAGTTAATAAGAGACTCACGGAAGTAAGATATGACAAAACTGTTACGGCCATAAAAGCTGCTTCACCAGGGAAGCCACATCAATTTGTTTACAAGGAAAATCATGCTGGTCCTTCAGAAGATGGAATATCAAACAGGTCAACAGATAATTTGTTGCAGAAGAAAGTTGTTGATCCATTCAAGTCATTTAGAATGCAACTAGGGAGGAAAAACTTGAGGATGCAGAGTAGAAGATTGATGTTACTGGAGGATGACCAGTTAGATGAAGATGTTCAGATTAACAATGAGGCTAATGAGGGACATTTAAAAGCAGAGAAGTCAGTGAATGTATCTAGCGAGCTTTCTGATGGCAGGTTCTTGAAAAAAATGAGGGGATTACCTAATGAGTGCCTGCTAGATGAAGAGGTTCATATAAACAGTACTGGTCAAAATTCCCCAATTAGTGGCCCTTTGCAACTTCATCCAACCTTGCAAGTAGAAGAACATACTCCTGGAAGAAAATTGATATGCAGTTTGGCTTCCAGTTATGAGCCTTATAATTTACCTGCACAACCAATTagaaatcacatttggag GGGCCACTTTCATGTATGCAACAAGGAACTTGGTCCATTTACGGCTCATATTTCAAGTAAAGCATGTGAGAAAGTCTGGAACATTGCAAAAAAGTTACCAGCAGTCTTACAAATGACAAAGCTCTCAAGGTTGGATTCATGGCCTAAAAGTTTCAAGACTTCACCACCAAATGATGAGAGCATTGCCCTCTATTTCTTTGCGCAAGATGCTAG AGTGGGAGCAATGCTTGATGAACTATTATGTGAGATCACTAAAAAGGATTTTGTCTTGAAGGTTAAACATGATGAGGCAGAGCTGCTTGCATTCTCCTCGATTGTACTGCCGGAAAGTTATCGTA aatttcaagaaaaatactttttgtgGGCGGTTTTTAGAAGGCGACAAGGTGCAGTGTCTTGTGCACCAGCCGAATGTTCTCCTAGTTATGATGAAATCACAGAAGAGAAAGAGCGGGCACCATACTTAACACATGCAACAAAGAAAGAGTCTGATGATATTGCTGAAAATTGTATTGTTGCAGATAAGTTGGTGGGGAACTCAAATAATTCTGAAGAAAAACTAGATGAATGCCATGATAGAAATGCATGTTTGTTGCCTTCAGGAAAGCAAATTCCACTTAATTGTGAGTACCCTTCCGGGGAACAGATTGTGAGTGACTGTGAAATGGCACAACCCAGTAATGGTTGCAAAGATTGTCACCAAGAACTATTTACTTTCAACTTCGATCATGACGAGGGGACCACCAATTACCCCATGAGCTTATTTCCAGAACAAGGTGAAGACATGGCTTTAACTTCTAGGATAAGAGGAAGCGATTCATTAGACCTCAAACTGGGGTATAGCTGGTCGACTTGTGATGATGCACATTTAAAAGACATGTTCAATAGTGATTCACTCACTTAG